The following coding sequences lie in one Zingiber officinale cultivar Zhangliang chromosome 2B, Zo_v1.1, whole genome shotgun sequence genomic window:
- the LOC122049288 gene encoding casparian strip membrane protein 2-like, with protein sequence MSTSADAAPATVIPVDDHPASDTMGKAPVATAPPPPPPPPRTFPFFLRNTAKGAAGGCQRALALLDFVLRLCGIAATLVAAVTMGTTNETLPFVTQLFQFRANFTDLPALLFFVIANGIAAGYLVLSLPFSIAGIVRPKATCPRFFLFLFDSVMVAFTSAAASAAAAIVYLAHNGSSRANWVAICLPFDGFCQRISGAVVAAFIAVVFFMVSVLISGLLLRKARI encoded by the exons ATGAGCACCAGCGCCGATGCCGCCCCCGCCACCGTCATCCCCGTCGACGATCACCCTGCCTCCGACACCATGGGCAAAGCTCCCGTGGCTACTGCACCcccgcctccgcctccgccgcCTCGCACCTTCCCCTTCTTCCTGAGGAACACCGCCAAGGGCGCCGCCGGGGGATGCCAGCGTGCCTTGGCGTTGCTCGACTTCGTGCTGCGGCTCTGCGGCATCGCCGCCACCCTCGTGGCCGCCGTTACCATGGGGACCACCAACGAGACGCTGCCCTTTGTCACCCAGCTTTTCCAATTCCGCGCCAACTTCACCGACCTTCCCGCGCTGTT GTTCTTTGTGATAGCGAACGGCATCGCCGCTGGCTACCTCGTGCTCTCCCTCCCCTTCTCGATCGCGGGCATCGTCCGCCCGAAGGCGACGTGCCCAAGGTTCTTCCTCTTTTTGTTCGACTCGGTGATGGTCGCCTTCACTTCCGCGGCGgcgtcggcggcggcggcgatcgTGTACTTGGCCCACAACGGCAGCTCCAGGGCCAACTGGGTGGCCATCTGCCTTCCTTTCGACGGCTTCTGCCAGCGCATCAGCGGGGCCGTCGTCGCCGCATTCATCGCCGTCGTCTTTTTCATGGTGTCGGTCCTCATCTCCGGCCTGCTACTGCGAAAAGCACGAATATAA
- the LOC122046386 gene encoding kinesin-like protein KIN-5C isoform X2, with translation MSSFRHEKEKAVNVQVLLRCRPFSEDELRSNAPKVVTCNDYNREVSITQTIVGKQIDRVFTFDKVFGPKARQKDLYDQAVVPIVREVLEGFNCTIFAYGQTGTGKTYTMEGECRKAKSGPKGQLPADAGVIPRAVKQIFDTLESQNAEYSVKVTFLELYNEEITDLLALEELSKTTLEDRQKKTLPLMEDGKGGVLVRGLEEEIVTNADEIFSLLERGSAKRRTAETLLNKQSSRSHSLFSITIHIKEATPEGEELIKCGKLNLVDLAGSENISRSGAREGRAREAGEINKSLLTLGRVITALVEHLGHIPYRDSKLTRLLRDSLGGRTKTCIIATVSPSVHCLEETLSTLDYAHRAKSIKNKPEVNQKLMKSTLIKDLYGEIDRLKAEVYATREKVGVYIPKERYYQEESERKAMTEQIEQMIVQIETNEKKLEDIHEKYNAEVNCSAELSRKLEETEKRLEDMGKLLVIAKDDVKRTQYALKEKDFIISEQRKAENALAHQASVLRSDLEISVRDNGLLLSKIAREDKLLVANRSVVENFQAQLVAKVELLCNTIAVSINQQTEYLQSIEKLCQSCLNYNDKMAVELKKKVLASKSLFKSHIEAIQNVVRLHKASSNDSLEEMSSIIFANCCSLNQLLALGEGESDQTLSELQNLLLGHRGEIAHFTQELRERFSNSLIHVKEASQFIHGLLEKFGEEMRKLQCHSSRMHESYSNSIQEFQKEYEEQSRIEQEKLLSEIADLVSNRMHRQKELVAMKLASLGEAALENKETVEQFTTMMTVATTDAKRKWEEIYKQTESDFRNGSSFSAAKHCCMETTLQQCARAVDVASQKWKKTTESVVELNSRHAVDMDVHIKSAIEANEQHDVEVASARNASEDAAEESNTAIIQHYDSALEHERKHTLDVIVAVGSHATAIRQLEEEHAVHVTDINKHAQITFQDNYKDYEPSGESPARSELDVPSRGLIESLRAMPVDALLDEFRENNPYDSFREPKPSLIPRSPLLQRN, from the exons ATGTCGTCCTTTCGCCACGAGAAAGAAAAGGCTGTAAATGTGCAGGTCCTACTCCGCTGCAG GCCGTTCAGCGAGGATGAGCTGCGAAGCAACGCGCCGAAAGTTGTAACATGCAACGATTATAACAGGGAGGTATCCATCACGCAGACCATCGTTGGGAAGCAGATAGATCGTGTGTTCACGTTTGACAAG GTATTTGGTCCTAAAGCAAGGCAAAAGGACTTATATGATCAAGCTGTAGTTCCTATTGTGAGAGAAGTACTGGAAGGTTTTAATTGCACTATTTTTGCGTATGGACAAACTGGTACCGGAAAGACCTACACAATGGAAGGTGAATGCAGAAAGGCCAAA AGTGGACCAAAAGGCCAGTTGCCCGCTGATGCAGGAGTCATTCCTAGAGCTGTAAAACAAATTTTTGATACATTGGAGAGTCAAAATGCTGAATACAGCGTGAAAGTCACATTCTTGGAATTATATAATGAGGAAATCACTGATTTGCTTGCTCTTGAAGAACTGTCCAAGACCACTTTAGAGGATAGACAAAAAAAGACTTTGCCTCTGATGGAAGATGGCAAGGGTGGTGTTCTAGTAAGAGGACTAGAGGAGGAAATAGTAACGAATGCTGATGAAATCTTTTCTCTCCTAGAAAGAGGTTCTGCTAAAAGGCGCACAGCTGAAACATTATTAAATAAGCAATCAAG tcGGTCACACTCTCTCTTTTCCATTACCATTCACATTAAAGAGGCCACTCCAGAGGGTGAAGAACTGATCAAATGTGGAAAGCTAAATCTTGTTGACCTTGCTGGATCAGAAAATATTTCACGGTCAGGAGCTAGGGAG GGCCGTGCAAGGGAAGCAGGAGAAATTAACAAAAGTTTGCTTACTCTGGGTCGTGTTATTACTGCTTTGGTAGAACATCTTGGACATATTCCCTATAG GGACAGTAAACTCACACGGTTACTTCGTGACTCCTTAGGTGGAAGGACTAAGACATGCATAATTGCTACTGTTTCACCGTCTGTACATTGTCTGGAGGAAACTCTAAGTACATTAGATTATGCTCACCGAGCAAAGAGCATAAAAAATAAGCCTGAG GTTAACCAAAAACTCATGAAATCAACATTAATAAAAGATCTATATGGTGAAATTGATCGACTTAAAGCAG AGGTATATGCAACTCGTGAGAAAGTTGGTGTTTATATACCAAAGGAAAGATATTACCAAGAGGAGAGTGAAAGAAAG gcAATGACTGAACAAATTGAGCAAATGATTGTTCAGATAGAAACTAATGAAAAG AAACTTGAGGATATTCACGAAAAGTATAATGCTGAGGTCAATTGTTCTGCTGAGCTAAGTCGGAAACTTGAGGAAACAGAG AAAAGGCTAGAAGACATGGGCAAATTGTTAGTTATTGCAAAGGATGATGTTAAGCGGACTCAATATGCTCTCAAGGAGAAAGATTTTATAATCTCAGAGCAGAGAAAAGCTG AAAATGCATTGGCACATCAAGCTTCTGTTCTGAGATCTGATTTGGAGATATCTGTTCGTGATAATGGATTGCTACTTTCTAAGATAG CTAGAGAAGACAAATTGCTCGTTGCCAACAGGTCTGTTGTAGAAAATTTCCAAGCTCAATTGGTTGCCAAGGTTGAATTACTTTGCAATACTATAGCTGTATCCATAAACCAACAAACTGAGTATCTTCAATCTATTGAGAAACTATGTCAGTCGTGCCTTAATTACAATGATAAG ATGGCAGTAGAGCTAAAGAAGAAAGTTTTAGCTTCAAAATCATTGTTCAAATCACACATAGAGGCTATACAGAATGTAGTGCGTCTACACAAGGCTTCAAGTAATGACAGCCTAGAAGAGATGTCATCAATAATTTTTGCCAATTGTTGTTCTCTCAATCAA TTATTAGCACTGGGGGAAGGTGAATCGGATCAAACTTTGAGTGAACTTCAGAATCTATTGTTAGGACATCGAGGAGAGATTGCACATTTTACACAAGAGCTTCGGGAG AGATTTAGCAATAGTTTAATCCATGTTAAAGAGGCCTCCCAGTTCATCCATGGGCTACTAGAAAAGTTTGGAGAAGAAATGAGGAAGCTTCAATGCCACTCAAGTCGGATGCATGAATCGTATTCGAATAGTATTCAAGAGTTCCAAAAGGAATATGAG GAACAATCAAGGATTGAACAAGAAAAACTTTTATCAGAGATAGCTGATTTAGTTTCCAATCGCATGCACCGTCAAAAAGAATTG GTGGCTATGAAACTTGCCAGCCTGGGAGAAGCTGCTTTAGAGAACAAGGAAACTGTGGAACAGTTCACAACAATGATGACTGTAGCAACCACTGACGCGAAGAGAAAGTGGGAAGAAATATACAAGCAGACAGAAAGCGATTTTAGGAATGGCTCCAGCTTTTCTGCTGCCAAACATTGTTGCATGGAAACTACACTCCAGCAATG TGCAAGGGCTGTGGATGTGGCCTCTCAAAAGTGGAAGAAGACAACTGAATCTGTTGTAGAGTTGAACTCTAGACATGCAGTTGATATGGACGTGCACATTAA GAGCGCTATTGAGGCCAACGAACAACATGATGTAGAGGTTGCTTCAGCAAGAAATGCATCAGAAGATGCTGCAGAAGAAAGTAACACAGCCATCATTCAACACTATGATT CTGCATTGGAACACGAAAGGAAGCACACACTAGATGTCATCGTTGCAGTAGGATCTCATGCCACAGCCATAAGACAACTGGAGGAGGAGCATGCCGTACATGTCACAGATATCAACAAGCATGCACAAATCACTTTTCAAGATAATTACAAG GATTATGAACCTTCTGGGGAAAGTCCTGCAAGATCCGAGCTAGATGTGCCAAGTAGGGGATTGATTGAATCTCTGCGAGCAATGCCTGTGGATGCATTGTTGGATGAGTTCCGAGAAAATAATCCTTATGATTCATTTAGGGAGCCAAAACCATCTCTCATACCACGTTCACCACTTCTCCAGcgaaactga
- the LOC122046386 gene encoding kinesin-like protein KIN-5C isoform X1 gives MSSFRHEKEKAVNVQVLLRCRPFSEDELRSNAPKVVTCNDYNREVSITQTIVGKQIDRVFTFDKVFGPKARQKDLYDQAVVPIVREVLEGFNCTIFAYGQTGTGKTYTMEGECRKAKSGPKGQLPADAGVIPRAVKQIFDTLESQNAEYSVKVTFLELYNEEITDLLALEELSKTTLEDRQKKTLPLMEDGKGGVLVRGLEEEIVTNADEIFSLLERGSAKRRTAETLLNKQSRSEFTNQSNLFFFSFSFFLKFILFVLIFSRSHSLFSITIHIKEATPEGEELIKCGKLNLVDLAGSENISRSGAREGRAREAGEINKSLLTLGRVITALVEHLGHIPYRDSKLTRLLRDSLGGRTKTCIIATVSPSVHCLEETLSTLDYAHRAKSIKNKPEVNQKLMKSTLIKDLYGEIDRLKAEVYATREKVGVYIPKERYYQEESERKAMTEQIEQMIVQIETNEKKLEDIHEKYNAEVNCSAELSRKLEETEKRLEDMGKLLVIAKDDVKRTQYALKEKDFIISEQRKAENALAHQASVLRSDLEISVRDNGLLLSKIAREDKLLVANRSVVENFQAQLVAKVELLCNTIAVSINQQTEYLQSIEKLCQSCLNYNDKMAVELKKKVLASKSLFKSHIEAIQNVVRLHKASSNDSLEEMSSIIFANCCSLNQLLALGEGESDQTLSELQNLLLGHRGEIAHFTQELRERFSNSLIHVKEASQFIHGLLEKFGEEMRKLQCHSSRMHESYSNSIQEFQKEYEEQSRIEQEKLLSEIADLVSNRMHRQKELVAMKLASLGEAALENKETVEQFTTMMTVATTDAKRKWEEIYKQTESDFRNGSSFSAAKHCCMETTLQQCARAVDVASQKWKKTTESVVELNSRHAVDMDVHIKSAIEANEQHDVEVASARNASEDAAEESNTAIIQHYDSALEHERKHTLDVIVAVGSHATAIRQLEEEHAVHVTDINKHAQITFQDNYKDYEPSGESPARSELDVPSRGLIESLRAMPVDALLDEFRENNPYDSFREPKPSLIPRSPLLQRN, from the exons ATGTCGTCCTTTCGCCACGAGAAAGAAAAGGCTGTAAATGTGCAGGTCCTACTCCGCTGCAG GCCGTTCAGCGAGGATGAGCTGCGAAGCAACGCGCCGAAAGTTGTAACATGCAACGATTATAACAGGGAGGTATCCATCACGCAGACCATCGTTGGGAAGCAGATAGATCGTGTGTTCACGTTTGACAAG GTATTTGGTCCTAAAGCAAGGCAAAAGGACTTATATGATCAAGCTGTAGTTCCTATTGTGAGAGAAGTACTGGAAGGTTTTAATTGCACTATTTTTGCGTATGGACAAACTGGTACCGGAAAGACCTACACAATGGAAGGTGAATGCAGAAAGGCCAAA AGTGGACCAAAAGGCCAGTTGCCCGCTGATGCAGGAGTCATTCCTAGAGCTGTAAAACAAATTTTTGATACATTGGAGAGTCAAAATGCTGAATACAGCGTGAAAGTCACATTCTTGGAATTATATAATGAGGAAATCACTGATTTGCTTGCTCTTGAAGAACTGTCCAAGACCACTTTAGAGGATAGACAAAAAAAGACTTTGCCTCTGATGGAAGATGGCAAGGGTGGTGTTCTAGTAAGAGGACTAGAGGAGGAAATAGTAACGAATGCTGATGAAATCTTTTCTCTCCTAGAAAGAGGTTCTGCTAAAAGGCGCACAGCTGAAACATTATTAAATAAGCAATCAAGGTCAGAATTTACAAatcaatcaaatttatttttcttttcttttagcttctttctaaaatttattttgtttgttttaattttcagtcGGTCACACTCTCTCTTTTCCATTACCATTCACATTAAAGAGGCCACTCCAGAGGGTGAAGAACTGATCAAATGTGGAAAGCTAAATCTTGTTGACCTTGCTGGATCAGAAAATATTTCACGGTCAGGAGCTAGGGAG GGCCGTGCAAGGGAAGCAGGAGAAATTAACAAAAGTTTGCTTACTCTGGGTCGTGTTATTACTGCTTTGGTAGAACATCTTGGACATATTCCCTATAG GGACAGTAAACTCACACGGTTACTTCGTGACTCCTTAGGTGGAAGGACTAAGACATGCATAATTGCTACTGTTTCACCGTCTGTACATTGTCTGGAGGAAACTCTAAGTACATTAGATTATGCTCACCGAGCAAAGAGCATAAAAAATAAGCCTGAG GTTAACCAAAAACTCATGAAATCAACATTAATAAAAGATCTATATGGTGAAATTGATCGACTTAAAGCAG AGGTATATGCAACTCGTGAGAAAGTTGGTGTTTATATACCAAAGGAAAGATATTACCAAGAGGAGAGTGAAAGAAAG gcAATGACTGAACAAATTGAGCAAATGATTGTTCAGATAGAAACTAATGAAAAG AAACTTGAGGATATTCACGAAAAGTATAATGCTGAGGTCAATTGTTCTGCTGAGCTAAGTCGGAAACTTGAGGAAACAGAG AAAAGGCTAGAAGACATGGGCAAATTGTTAGTTATTGCAAAGGATGATGTTAAGCGGACTCAATATGCTCTCAAGGAGAAAGATTTTATAATCTCAGAGCAGAGAAAAGCTG AAAATGCATTGGCACATCAAGCTTCTGTTCTGAGATCTGATTTGGAGATATCTGTTCGTGATAATGGATTGCTACTTTCTAAGATAG CTAGAGAAGACAAATTGCTCGTTGCCAACAGGTCTGTTGTAGAAAATTTCCAAGCTCAATTGGTTGCCAAGGTTGAATTACTTTGCAATACTATAGCTGTATCCATAAACCAACAAACTGAGTATCTTCAATCTATTGAGAAACTATGTCAGTCGTGCCTTAATTACAATGATAAG ATGGCAGTAGAGCTAAAGAAGAAAGTTTTAGCTTCAAAATCATTGTTCAAATCACACATAGAGGCTATACAGAATGTAGTGCGTCTACACAAGGCTTCAAGTAATGACAGCCTAGAAGAGATGTCATCAATAATTTTTGCCAATTGTTGTTCTCTCAATCAA TTATTAGCACTGGGGGAAGGTGAATCGGATCAAACTTTGAGTGAACTTCAGAATCTATTGTTAGGACATCGAGGAGAGATTGCACATTTTACACAAGAGCTTCGGGAG AGATTTAGCAATAGTTTAATCCATGTTAAAGAGGCCTCCCAGTTCATCCATGGGCTACTAGAAAAGTTTGGAGAAGAAATGAGGAAGCTTCAATGCCACTCAAGTCGGATGCATGAATCGTATTCGAATAGTATTCAAGAGTTCCAAAAGGAATATGAG GAACAATCAAGGATTGAACAAGAAAAACTTTTATCAGAGATAGCTGATTTAGTTTCCAATCGCATGCACCGTCAAAAAGAATTG GTGGCTATGAAACTTGCCAGCCTGGGAGAAGCTGCTTTAGAGAACAAGGAAACTGTGGAACAGTTCACAACAATGATGACTGTAGCAACCACTGACGCGAAGAGAAAGTGGGAAGAAATATACAAGCAGACAGAAAGCGATTTTAGGAATGGCTCCAGCTTTTCTGCTGCCAAACATTGTTGCATGGAAACTACACTCCAGCAATG TGCAAGGGCTGTGGATGTGGCCTCTCAAAAGTGGAAGAAGACAACTGAATCTGTTGTAGAGTTGAACTCTAGACATGCAGTTGATATGGACGTGCACATTAA GAGCGCTATTGAGGCCAACGAACAACATGATGTAGAGGTTGCTTCAGCAAGAAATGCATCAGAAGATGCTGCAGAAGAAAGTAACACAGCCATCATTCAACACTATGATT CTGCATTGGAACACGAAAGGAAGCACACACTAGATGTCATCGTTGCAGTAGGATCTCATGCCACAGCCATAAGACAACTGGAGGAGGAGCATGCCGTACATGTCACAGATATCAACAAGCATGCACAAATCACTTTTCAAGATAATTACAAG GATTATGAACCTTCTGGGGAAAGTCCTGCAAGATCCGAGCTAGATGTGCCAAGTAGGGGATTGATTGAATCTCTGCGAGCAATGCCTGTGGATGCATTGTTGGATGAGTTCCGAGAAAATAATCCTTATGATTCATTTAGGGAGCCAAAACCATCTCTCATACCACGTTCACCACTTCTCCAGcgaaactga
- the LOC122046385 gene encoding uncharacterized protein At2g27730, mitochondrial-like: protein MAMRSAIEALSRFSRSPVTVARESAALRSARLFSDGKGKILSEEEKAAENIYIQKMERERMEKLKKQREKEKADGEKENSEKKSHDKN, encoded by the exons ATGGCGATGAGGTCCGCGATCGAAGCGCTTTCTCGCTTCTCCAGATCTCCGGTGACGGTGGCGAGGGAGTCCGCCGCATTGAGGAGCGCACGACTATTTAGCGATGGGAAGGGTAAGATTCTCAGCGAGGAGGAGAAAGCCGCGGAGAACATCTACATCCAG AAAATGGAGAGAGAAAGGATGGAGAAACTGAAGAAGCAGCGGGAGAAAGAGAAAGCCGATGGCGAGAAGGAGAATAGTGAGAAG AAATCCCATGACAAGAACTGA